The Mustela erminea isolate mMusErm1 chromosome 18, mMusErm1.Pri, whole genome shotgun sequence genome has a window encoding:
- the NAGLU gene encoding alpha-N-acetylglucosaminidase, whose product MEAAAVAAVLGFLVLAAAGGSAGDEAREAAAVRELLARLLGPGPAAAFSVSVQRSLAAESGLDTYRLSGGGAGAPVRVLGSTGVAAAAGLHRYLRDFCGCHVAWSGSQLRLPEPLPAVPEELTEATPNRYRYYQNVCTHSYSFVWWDWARWERELDWMALNGINLALAWSGQEAIWQRVYLALGLTQSEIDEYFTGPAFLAWERMGNLHTWGGPLPRSWHLKQLYLQHRILDRMRSFGMIPVLPAFAGHVPKALTRVFPQINVTQLGSWGHFNCSYSCSFLLAPEDPLFPVIGSLFLRELTKEFGTDHIYGADTFNEMLPPSSEPSYLAAATASVYQAMITVDPDAVWLLQGWLFQHQPQFWGPAQVRAVLGAVPRGRLLILDLFAESQPVYLRTASFHGQPFIWCMLHNFGGNHGLFGALEAVNQGPAAARLFPNSTMVGTGMAPEGIGQNEVVYALMAELGWRKDPVADLEAWVTSFAACRYGVNSKETEVAWRLLLGSVYNCSGEACTGHNRSPLVRRPSLQMVTTVWYNRSAVFEAWRLLLAAAPTLAKSPTFRYDLLDVTRQAAQELVSLYYTEARTAYLNKELVPLMRAAGILVYELLPALDGMLASDSRFLLGTWLEQARAVAVSETEARFYEQNGRYQLTLWGPEGNILDYANKQLAGLVAGYYAPRWELFMQMLVESLVQGRPFQQHQFEENAFQLEQSFVFSTQRYPSQPQGDTVDLAKKLFLKYYPRLVAGTL is encoded by the exons ATGGAGGCAGCAGCTGTCGCCGCAGTCCTGGGCTTCCTGGTCCTGGCCGCCGCGGGCGGCTCGGCCGGGGACGAGGCCCGGGAGGCGGCGGCCGTGCGGGAGCTGCTGGCCCGGCTGCTGGGGCCCGGGCCCGCGGCCGCCTTCTCGGTGTCGGTGCAGCGCTCCCTGGCGGCCGAGTCCGGCCTGGACACCTACCGCTTGAGCGGCGGCGGCGCCGGGGCGCCGGTGCGGGTGCTCGGCTCCACCGGCGTGGCCGCCGCCGCGGGGCTGCACCGCTACCTACGCGATTTCTGCGGCTGCCACGTGGCCTGGTCCGGCTCTCAGCTGCGCCTGCCGGAGCCGCTGCCCGCAGTGCCGGAGGAGCTGACCGAGGCCACGCCCAACAG GTACCGCTATTACCagaatgtgtgcacacacagctACTCCTTCGTGTGGTGGGACTGGGCCCGCTGGGAGCGGGAGCTGGACTGGATGGCACTGAATGGCATCAACCTGGCACTGGCCTGGAGCGGCCAGGAGGCCATCTGGCAGCGG GTGTACCTGGCCTTGGGCCTGACCCAGTCGGAGATTGATGAGTACTTCACTGGCCCTGCCTTCCTGGCCTGGGAGCGCATGGGCAACCTGCACACGTGGGGTGGCCCCCTGCCCCGCTCCTGGCACCTCAAACAGCTGTACCTGCAG CATCGGATCCTGGACCGCATGCGCTCCTTTGGCATGATCCCGGTGTTGCCTGCCTTTGCAGGGCACGTCCCCAAGGCTCTCACCAG gGTGTTCCCTCAGATCAACGTCAcccagctgggcagctggggacacTTCAACTGCTCCTattcctgctccttcctcttggCTCCAGAAGACCCTCTCTTCCCTGTCATTGGGAGCCTCTTCCTGCGGGAGCTGACCAAGGAGTTTGGCACAGATCACATTTATGGGGCCGACACTTTCAACGAGATGCTGCCCCCCTCCTCGGAGCCCTCCTACCTTGCCGCAGCCACAGCCTCCGTCTACCAGGCCATGATCACAG TGGACCCTGACGCCGTGTGGCTGCTCCAAGGCTGGCTCTTCCAGCACCAGCCCCAGTTCTGGGGGCCGGCCCAGGTGAGAGCCGTGCTGGGGGCAGTGCCCCGGGGCCGCCTCTTGATTCTGGACCTGTTTGCCGAGAGCCAGCCCGTGTACCTCCGCACGGCCTCCTTCCACGGCCAGCCCTTTATCTGGTGCATGCTGCATAACTTTGGGGGGAACCACGGTCTGTTTGGGGCCCTGGAGGCCGTGAACCAGGGCCCTGCCGCAGCCCGCCTCTTCCCCAATTCCACTATGGTAGGCACGGGCATGGCCCCGGAGGGCATCGGCCAGAACGAAGTGGTCTATGCCCTcatggcagagctgggctggcGGAAGGACCCAGTGGCTGATTTGGAGGCCTGGGTGACCAGCTTTGCAGCATGTCGGTATGGAGTCAACAGCAAGGAGACAGAGGTCGCCTGGAGACTGCTTCTTGGGAGTGTTTACAACTGTTCTGGTGAGGCCTGCACTGGGCACAATCGCAGCCCCCTGGTCAGGAGGCCGTCTCTGCAGATGGTCACCACCGTCTGGTACAACCGATCGGCTGTGTTTGAGGCCTGGCGGTTGCTGCTGGCAGCCGCACCCACCCTAGCCAAGAGCCCCACCTTCCGCTATGATCTGCTGGACGTGACTCGCCAGGCGGCCCAGGAGCTGGTCAGCCTGTACTACACGGAGGCAAGGACCGCCTACCTGAACAAGGAGCTGGTTCCTCTAATGAGGGCGGCCGGCATCCTGGTCTACGAGCTTCTGCCAGCCCTGGATGGAATGCTGGCTAGTGACAGCCGCTTCCTGCTGGGCACGTGGCTGGAGCAGGCCCGCGCGGTCGCCGTCAGCGAAACCGAGGCCCGTTTCTATGAGCAGAACGGCCGCTACCAGCTGACCCTTTGGGGTCCCGAGGGCAACATCCTAGACTATGCCAACAAGCAGCTGGCGGGGCTGGTGGCTGGCTACTATGCCCCCCGCTGGGAGCTCTTCATGCAGATGCTGGTTGAGAGCCTGGTCCAAGGCCGTCCCTTCCAGCAGCACCAGTTCGAAGAGAATGCCTTCCAGCTGGAGCAGAGCTTTGTCTTCAGCACACAGAGGTATCCCAGCCAGCCCCAAGGTGACACTGTGGACCTGGCCAAGAAGCTCTTCCTCAAATATTACCCCCGGTTGGTGGCTGGGACCTTGTGA
- the HSD17B1 gene encoding estradiol 17-beta-dehydrogenase 1 isoform X3, which yields MDRTVVLITGCSSGIGLHLALRLASDPSRSFKVYATLRDLRAQGPLWEAARSRGCPPGSLETLQLDVRDADSVAAARARVTEGRVDVLVCNAGRGLLGPLEAHTAGAVGSVLDVNVAGTVRTLQAFLPDMKRRRSGRVLVTGSMGGLMGLPFNAVYCASKFAIEGLCESLAVLLPPFGVHVSLIECGPVRTAFLEKLEGVAGGVLDGADAETRHLFSRYQRHLERIFREAAQDPEEVTEVFLAALRAPRPALRYFSTESFLPLAHLRLADPSGCSYVAAMHHAVFADDPAEEPTAAAPGGPELRAPPATAAPQ from the exons ATGGACCGCACGGTCGTGCTCATCACTGGCTGTTCCTCCGGCATCGGCCTGCACCTGGCCCTGCGTCTGGCGTCCGACCCCTCCCGGAGCTTCAAAG TGTATGCCACGCTGCGGGACCTGAGGGCGCAGGGCCCTCTGTGGGAGGCAGCCCGGTCCCGAGGGTGCCCTCCTGGCTCCCTGGAGACGTTGCAGCTGGACGTGAGGGACGCGGATTCTGTGGCCGCTGCCCGGGCACGCGTGACCGAGGGCCGCGTGGACGTGCTGG TTTGTAATGCGGGGCGGGGTCTGCTCGGGCCGCTGGAGGCGCATACGGCTGGCGCAGTGGGGTCCGTGCTGGACGTGAACGTGGCCGGGACGGTGCGGACACTGCAGGCCTTCCTGCCCGACATGAAGCGCCGCCGCTCGGGACGTGTGCTGGTGACCGGGAGCATGGGCGGCTTGATGG GGCTGCCGTTCAACGCGGTTTACTGCGCCAGCAAGTTCGCGATCGAAGGTCTGTGCGAGAGTCTGGCggttctcctgcctcccttcGGGGTCCA CGTGAGCCTCATCGAGTGCGGCCCGGTGCGCACCGCCTTCCTGGAGAAGCTGGAGGGCGTGGCGGGCGGCGTGCTGGACGGCGCGGACGCGGAGACCCGCCACCTCTTCTCCCGCTACCAGCGCCATCTGGAGCGGATCTTCCGCGAGGCGGCGCAGGATCCGGAGGAGGTGACTGAG GTCTTCCTCGCCGCGCtgcgcgccccgcgccccgcgctgCGCTACTTCAGCACCGAGAGTTTCCTGCCGCTGGCGCACCTGCGTCTGGCCGACCCCAGTGGCTGCAGCTACGTCGCCGCCATGCACCACGCGGTGTTTGCCGACGATCCCGCGGAGGAGCCGACCGCCGCGGCCCCGGGCGGCCCCGAGCTCCGCGCTCCTCCCGCCACCGCCGCCCCGCAATAA
- the HSD17B1 gene encoding estradiol 17-beta-dehydrogenase 1 isoform X1 codes for MDRTVVLITGCSSGIGLHLALRLASDPSRSFKVYATLRDLRAQGPLWEAARSRGCPPGSLETLQLDVRDADSVAAARARVTEGRVDVLVCNAGRGLLGPLEAHTAGAVGSVLDVNVAGTVRTLQAFLPDMKRRRSGRVLVTGSMGGLMGLPFNAVYCASKFAIEGLCESLAVLLPPFGVHVSLIECGPVRTAFLEKLEGVAGGVLDGADAETRHLFSRYQRHLERIFREAAQDPEEVTEVGVGRGPGSRDGARRRWGVGAGDPAPASAPPPVAAGLPRRAARPAPRAALLQHREFPAAGAPASGRPQWLQLRRRHAPRGVCRRSRGGADRRGPGRPRAPRSSRHRRPAIKAWSAAVCCSLLCAPGARGSAGRRQAAGCTAPVGQVARAAGGRSGKIVVSPGYSCAETEAQKEEEASPRKDRAASGPWIPMRCLQQALGGPGKGESQVVTRPPTTATHTLVMGYQARALTFLPLFSYL; via the exons ATGGACCGCACGGTCGTGCTCATCACTGGCTGTTCCTCCGGCATCGGCCTGCACCTGGCCCTGCGTCTGGCGTCCGACCCCTCCCGGAGCTTCAAAG TGTATGCCACGCTGCGGGACCTGAGGGCGCAGGGCCCTCTGTGGGAGGCAGCCCGGTCCCGAGGGTGCCCTCCTGGCTCCCTGGAGACGTTGCAGCTGGACGTGAGGGACGCGGATTCTGTGGCCGCTGCCCGGGCACGCGTGACCGAGGGCCGCGTGGACGTGCTGG TTTGTAATGCGGGGCGGGGTCTGCTCGGGCCGCTGGAGGCGCATACGGCTGGCGCAGTGGGGTCCGTGCTGGACGTGAACGTGGCCGGGACGGTGCGGACACTGCAGGCCTTCCTGCCCGACATGAAGCGCCGCCGCTCGGGACGTGTGCTGGTGACCGGGAGCATGGGCGGCTTGATGG GGCTGCCGTTCAACGCGGTTTACTGCGCCAGCAAGTTCGCGATCGAAGGTCTGTGCGAGAGTCTGGCggttctcctgcctcccttcGGGGTCCA CGTGAGCCTCATCGAGTGCGGCCCGGTGCGCACCGCCTTCCTGGAGAAGCTGGAGGGCGTGGCGGGCGGCGTGCTGGACGGCGCGGACGCGGAGACCCGCCACCTCTTCTCCCGCTACCAGCGCCATCTGGAGCGGATCTTCCGCGAGGCGGCGCAGGATCCGGAGGAGGTGACTGAGGTAGGGGTCGGGCGCGGTCCGGGGAGCAGGGACGGCGCGCggcggcggtggggggtgggggcgggggacccAGCTCCCGCCAGCGCGCCTCCTCCCGTCGCGGCAGGTCTTCCTCGCCGCGCtgcgcgccccgcgccccgcgctgCGCTACTTCAGCACCGAGAGTTTCCTGCCGCTGGCGCACCTGCGTCTGGCCGACCCCAGTGGCTGCAGCTACGTCGCCGCCATGCACCACGCGGTGTTTGCCGACGATCCCGCGGAGGAGCCGACCGCCGCGGCCCCGGGCGGCCCCGAGCTCCGCGCTCCTCCCGCCACCGCCGCCCCGCAATAAAGGCTTGGTCCGCCgctgtctgctgctctctcctTTGTGCCCCAGGGGCGCGCGGTTCTGCGGGACGGCGCCAGGCTGCCGGCTGCACTGCTCCGGTGGGACAAGTGGCGCGTGCCGCGGGTGGGCGATCTGGAAAGATCGTGGTTAGCCCGGGTTATAGCTGTgcggaaactgaggcccagaaagaggaagaggctAGCCCGAGGAAGGACAGGGCGGCGAGTGGTCCCTGGATTCCCATGCGGTGTCTGCAGCAGGCGTTAGGTGGACCGGGGAAGGGCGAGAGCCAGGTTGTGACTCGCCCCCCCACCACTGCAACACACACACTAGTCATGGGATATCAAGCAAGGGCCTTAACCTTTCTCCCACTGTtctcttacctgtaa
- the HSD17B1 gene encoding estradiol 17-beta-dehydrogenase 1 isoform X2 — MDRTVVLITGCSSGIGLHLALRLASDPSRSFKVYATLRDLRAQGPLWEAARSRGCPPGSLETLQLDVRDADSVAAARARVTEGRVDVLVCNAGRGLLGPLEAHTAGAVGSVLDVNVAGTVRTLQAFLPDMKRRRSGRVLVTGSMGGLMGLPFNAVYCASKFAIEGLCESLAVLLPPFGVHVSLIECGPVRTAFLEKLEGVAGGVLDGADAETRHLFSRYQRHLERIFREAAQDPEEVTERASSRRGRSSSPRCAPRAPRCATSAPRVSCRWRTCVWPTPVAAATSPPCTTRCLPTIPRRSRPPRPRAAPSSALLPPPPPRNKGLVRRCLLLSPLCPRGARFCGTAPGCRLHCSGGTSGACRGWAIWKDRG, encoded by the exons ATGGACCGCACGGTCGTGCTCATCACTGGCTGTTCCTCCGGCATCGGCCTGCACCTGGCCCTGCGTCTGGCGTCCGACCCCTCCCGGAGCTTCAAAG TGTATGCCACGCTGCGGGACCTGAGGGCGCAGGGCCCTCTGTGGGAGGCAGCCCGGTCCCGAGGGTGCCCTCCTGGCTCCCTGGAGACGTTGCAGCTGGACGTGAGGGACGCGGATTCTGTGGCCGCTGCCCGGGCACGCGTGACCGAGGGCCGCGTGGACGTGCTGG TTTGTAATGCGGGGCGGGGTCTGCTCGGGCCGCTGGAGGCGCATACGGCTGGCGCAGTGGGGTCCGTGCTGGACGTGAACGTGGCCGGGACGGTGCGGACACTGCAGGCCTTCCTGCCCGACATGAAGCGCCGCCGCTCGGGACGTGTGCTGGTGACCGGGAGCATGGGCGGCTTGATGG GGCTGCCGTTCAACGCGGTTTACTGCGCCAGCAAGTTCGCGATCGAAGGTCTGTGCGAGAGTCTGGCggttctcctgcctcccttcGGGGTCCA CGTGAGCCTCATCGAGTGCGGCCCGGTGCGCACCGCCTTCCTGGAGAAGCTGGAGGGCGTGGCGGGCGGCGTGCTGGACGGCGCGGACGCGGAGACCCGCCACCTCTTCTCCCGCTACCAGCGCCATCTGGAGCGGATCTTCCGCGAGGCGGCGCAGGATCCGGAGGAGGTGACTGAG CGCGCCTCCTCCCGTCGCGGCAGGTCTTCCTCGCCGCGCtgcgcgccccgcgccccgcgctgCGCTACTTCAGCACCGAGAGTTTCCTGCCGCTGGCGCACCTGCGTCTGGCCGACCCCAGTGGCTGCAGCTACGTCGCCGCCATGCACCACGCGGTGTTTGCCGACGATCCCGCGGAGGAGCCGACCGCCGCGGCCCCGGGCGGCCCCGAGCTCCGCGCTCCTCCCGCCACCGCCGCCCCGCAATAAAGGCTTGGTCCGCCgctgtctgctgctctctcctTTGTGCCCCAGGGGCGCGCGGTTCTGCGGGACGGCGCCAGGCTGCCGGCTGCACTGCTCCGGTGGGACAAGTGGCGCGTGCCGCGGGTGGGCGATCTGGAAAGATCGTGGTTAG
- the COASY gene encoding bifunctional coenzyme A synthase isoform X1 gives MAVFRSGLLVLTTPLASLAPRLAPILTSAARLVNHTLYVHLQPGMSLGAPAQPQSSLVQATFEVLDFITHLYAGADVHRHLDVRVLLTNIGAKSAFLPPLSGSVQNLAHPPEVVLTDFQTLDGSQYNPVKQQLERYATSCYSCCPQLASVLLYPDYGPGELPVESLDVPLPSTIRPASPVARSPKQPVRGYHRGAVGGTFDRLHNAHKVLLSVACILAQEQLVVGVADKDLLKSKLLPELLQPYTERVEHLSEFLVDIKPSLTFDIIPLLDPYGPAGSDPSLEFLVVSEETYRGGMAVNRFRLENDLEELALYQIQLLKDQSHKENEEDKVSSSSFRHRMLGKLLRPPYKRPELPTQLYVIGLTGISGSGKSSVAQRLKGLGAYVIDSDQLGHRAYAPGGPAYQPVVEAFGTDILHKDGIINRKVLGSRVFGNKKQLKILTDIMWPVIARLAREEMEHAMAEGKHVCVIDAAMLLEAGWQDMVHEVWTVVIPETEAIRRIVERDGLSEAAAQSRLQSQMSGQQLVDQSHVVLSTLWEPHVTQRQVEKAWALLQKRIPQML, from the exons ATGGCCGTATTCCGGTCGGGCCTCCTGGTGCTGACGACGCCCTTGGCCTCCCTGGCCCCTCGCCTGGCCCCCATCCTGACCTCGGCGGCCCGGCTGGTGAATCACACGCTCTATGTACACCTGCAGCCGGGCATGAGTCTGGGggccccagctcagccccagTCCAGCCTGGTGCAGGCCACGTTTGAGGTCTTGGATTTCATCACACACCTCTACGCTGGCGCCGACGTCCACAGGCACCTGGACGTCAGAGTCCTGCTGACCAATATCGGAGCCAAGAGCGCCTTTCTACCTCCCCTGTCCGGTTCAGTCCAGAACCTGGCCCACCCACCGGAAGTGGTGCTGACTGACTTTCAGACCCTGGACGGAAGCCAGTACAACCCAGTCAAGCAACAGCTAGAGCGTTATGCCACCAGCTGCTATAGTTGTTGTCCCCAACTGGCTTCAGTGCTGCTATACCCCGATTATGGGCCCGGAGAGCTGCCTGTGGAGTCCCTGGATGTCCCCTTACCCTCCACCATCAGGCCAGCCTCCCCCGTGGCCAGGTCTCCAAAGCAGCCAGTGCGTGGCTACCACCGTGGGGCTGTGGGTGGCACATTTGACCGCCTGCACAATGCTCACAAGGTGTTGCTCAGCGTCGCGTGCATCCTGGCCCAGGAGCAGCTTGTGGTGGGAGTAGCAGACAAAGACCTGTTGAAGA GCAAGTTGCTCCCTGAGCTGCTCCAACCCTACACAGAGCGTGTGGAACATCTGAGTGAGTTCCTGGTGGACATCAAGCCCTCCTTGACTTTTGATATCATCCCCCTGCTGGACCCCTATGGGCCCGCTGGCTCTGACCCCTCCTTGGAGTTCCTGGTGGTCAGCGAGGAGACCTATCGTGGGGGGATGGCCGTCAACCGCTTCCGCCTTGAGAAT GACCTGGAGGAGCTTGCCTTATACCAGATCCAGCTGCTGAAGGACCAAAGccacaaggaaaatgaagaagataaaGTCAGCTCTTCTAGCTTCCGCCATCGCATGCTGGGAAAACTGCTTCGGCCTCCATAT AAGAGGCCAGAGCTCCCCACACAACTCTACGTGATTGGGCTGACGGGCATCAGTGGCTCCGGGAAAAGCTCAGTAGCTCAACGGCTTAAGGGCCTGGGGGCATATGTCATCGACAGTGACCAGCTGGGCCATAGGGCCTATGCCCCAGGTGGTCCTGCCTACCAGCCTGTTGTGGAGGCCTTTGGAACAG ATATTCTCCATAAAGATGGCATTATCAACAGGAAGGTCCTAGGCAGCCGGGTGTTTGGGAACAAG AAGCAGCTGAAGATACTCACGGATATCATGTGGCCAGTTATCGCAAGGCTGGCGCGAGAGGAGATGGAGCACGCTATGGCTGAGG GAAAGCACGTGTGTGTGATCGATGCTGCTATGCTGCTTGAAGCCGGCTGGCAGGACATGGTGCATGAGGTGTGGACCGTTGTCATTCCTGAGACTGAG GCCATACGACGCATCGTGGAGAGGGATGGCCTAAGTGAGGCTGCAGCTCAGAGCCGGTTGCAGAGCCAGATGAGTGGCCAGCAGCTCGTGGACCAGAGCCACGTGGTGCTGAGCACCTTATGGGAACCGCATGTCACCCAACGCCAG GTGGAGAAAGCCTGGGCCCTCCTGCAGAAGCGCATCCCCCAGATGCTGTGA
- the COASY gene encoding bifunctional coenzyme A synthase isoform X2 yields MAVFRSGLLVLTTPLASLAPRLAPILTSAARLVNHTLYVHLQPGMSLGAPAQPQSSLVQATFEVLDFITHLYAGADVHRHLDVRVLLTNIGAKSAFLPPLSGSVQNLAHPPEVVLTDFQTLDGSQYNPVKQQLERYATSCYSCCPQLASVLLYPDYGPGELPVESLDVPLPSTIRPASPVARSPKQPVRGYHRGAVGGTFDRLHNAHKVLLSVACILAQEQLVVGVADKDLLKSKLLPELLQPYTERVEHLSEFLVDIKPSLTFDIIPLLDPYGPAGSDPSLEFLVVSEETYRGGMAVNRFRLENDLEELALYQIQLLKDQSHKENEEDKVSSSSFRHRMLGKLLRPPYKRPELPTQLYVIGLTGISGSGKSSVAQRLKGLGAYVIDSDQLGHRAYAPGGPAYQPVVEAFGTDILHKDGIINRKVLGSRVFGNKKQLKILTDIMWPVIARLAREEMEHAMAEDRSLL; encoded by the exons ATGGCCGTATTCCGGTCGGGCCTCCTGGTGCTGACGACGCCCTTGGCCTCCCTGGCCCCTCGCCTGGCCCCCATCCTGACCTCGGCGGCCCGGCTGGTGAATCACACGCTCTATGTACACCTGCAGCCGGGCATGAGTCTGGGggccccagctcagccccagTCCAGCCTGGTGCAGGCCACGTTTGAGGTCTTGGATTTCATCACACACCTCTACGCTGGCGCCGACGTCCACAGGCACCTGGACGTCAGAGTCCTGCTGACCAATATCGGAGCCAAGAGCGCCTTTCTACCTCCCCTGTCCGGTTCAGTCCAGAACCTGGCCCACCCACCGGAAGTGGTGCTGACTGACTTTCAGACCCTGGACGGAAGCCAGTACAACCCAGTCAAGCAACAGCTAGAGCGTTATGCCACCAGCTGCTATAGTTGTTGTCCCCAACTGGCTTCAGTGCTGCTATACCCCGATTATGGGCCCGGAGAGCTGCCTGTGGAGTCCCTGGATGTCCCCTTACCCTCCACCATCAGGCCAGCCTCCCCCGTGGCCAGGTCTCCAAAGCAGCCAGTGCGTGGCTACCACCGTGGGGCTGTGGGTGGCACATTTGACCGCCTGCACAATGCTCACAAGGTGTTGCTCAGCGTCGCGTGCATCCTGGCCCAGGAGCAGCTTGTGGTGGGAGTAGCAGACAAAGACCTGTTGAAGA GCAAGTTGCTCCCTGAGCTGCTCCAACCCTACACAGAGCGTGTGGAACATCTGAGTGAGTTCCTGGTGGACATCAAGCCCTCCTTGACTTTTGATATCATCCCCCTGCTGGACCCCTATGGGCCCGCTGGCTCTGACCCCTCCTTGGAGTTCCTGGTGGTCAGCGAGGAGACCTATCGTGGGGGGATGGCCGTCAACCGCTTCCGCCTTGAGAAT GACCTGGAGGAGCTTGCCTTATACCAGATCCAGCTGCTGAAGGACCAAAGccacaaggaaaatgaagaagataaaGTCAGCTCTTCTAGCTTCCGCCATCGCATGCTGGGAAAACTGCTTCGGCCTCCATAT AAGAGGCCAGAGCTCCCCACACAACTCTACGTGATTGGGCTGACGGGCATCAGTGGCTCCGGGAAAAGCTCAGTAGCTCAACGGCTTAAGGGCCTGGGGGCATATGTCATCGACAGTGACCAGCTGGGCCATAGGGCCTATGCCCCAGGTGGTCCTGCCTACCAGCCTGTTGTGGAGGCCTTTGGAACAG ATATTCTCCATAAAGATGGCATTATCAACAGGAAGGTCCTAGGCAGCCGGGTGTTTGGGAACAAG AAGCAGCTGAAGATACTCACGGATATCATGTGGCCAGTTATCGCAAGGCTGGCGCGAGAGGAGATGGAGCACGCTATGGCTGAGG ATCGCAGCCTGCTCTGA